The stretch of DNA CCCCATCGAACGAACAGCGCACCAGCAGGGCACGCAGCTCGTCCAGGCAGCCGTGGACGTCGCCGATCACGAGGGTACGCATCGCGCTATCCTGTGGACGGGACACGAAATTGGCACCCCCGAAGAGCACGAATCTCGTGGCCCAGCCCCCTTCACGCGAGCAGGGCTCGGGCCGCTTCACACACCGGCATCACCTCGATGTCCTGGCCGAGCGGGAAGCGCTCCTCGCCCGGATAGACCACGATCCTCCGTTCGGGCGCTAGGTCCGCGCACGCCAAGTGGAACCCCTTGGTCAGGCTGGGCGCGAGGCTGCGCTTCACCTCGAAGGCCCACGTCGCGCCGCCGGGCAGCTCCAGGAGCAGGTCGATCTCGGCCCCCGCCGCCGTGCGGTAGAAGTGCGGGCGAGTCCCGTCGGGGGCCGCGGCGATCAGCGTCTCGATCACGAAGCCCTCCCAGCTGGCGCCGGCCACGGGGTGCCCGAGCACCTCTTCCGCCGTGGAGAGCCCGAGCAGCGCATGCGCCAGCCCGCTGTCCCGCACGTAGACCTTGGGCGACTTCACCAGGCGCTTGCCCACGTTCGCGTGCCACGGCTCGAGGCGGCGCACCAAGAGCAGGTCCACCAAGAGGTCCAAGTACGACGCCACGGTCTTGCCATCCACGCCCAGCGACCGAGCGAACGCCGACGCGTTCAGCAGGGCCCCTTGGTGGTGCGCCAGCATCGTCCAGAAGCGGCGCAGGGTCTCCGCGGCGATGCGCGGTCCCAGCATGGGCACGTCGCGTTCGAGGTACGTGCGGATGAAGTCACGGCGCCACCGAGCGCTCCGGGCGTCGCTGGTGGCCAAGAAGCTCTCGGGAAAGCCACCTCGCACCCAGAGCCGTTCGAGCTCCGGGGCACCGACCTCGAGCCCATCGAGCGGGCCCAGCTCGAGGTAGCTGATGCGCCCCGCGAGGCTCTCGCCCGACTGCTGCAGGAGGTCCATGGACGCCGAGCCCAACAGCAGAAAGCGTCCGGTGCGATTCCCTCGGCGGCGGCCCTGGTCGATCAGCCCGCGCAGCTCCTGGAACAGCCCCGGGAGCCGATGCACCTCGTCCAGGATCACGAGCTGGTCCTCGTGGCGCGAGAGGTACAGCACGGGGTCCGCCAGCTTGGCGCGGTCGGCCGCGGACTCGAGATCCAGATAGGCCGAGGGTCGCTGCTCCGCGATGGCCAGCGCGAGCGTGGTCTTCCCCACCTGCCGCGGGCCGAGCAGGGCGACGGCGGGCGTGGAACCTAGTAGTTCCGCCAGGATAGCGCTCGCGCGGCGGCCAATCATCCTTGCATTTTGGGAGTGTCACTCCAGAATTGCAAGGAACGATGGGACCGCAAAGTCCCAGATGATGCATGCCATGCTTGTGGGCCGTGCGCGTGTCGTGCCAGGCTCGTGGCTTCCCAGTCACAGGCGCAGACCTGTGTCGGCCTCGCCTGCCGGTCCCAACGCGGCGCTCCATGACAGCATCTTCCTCTGCCGAGAGCCGCTCTCGGACTTTCTGGACCGACGCTCTCATCGACGTCCTCCAGCACCCTGCGGATGCGTCCCGCCACATCAGTGCGGCCAGTTTGCTCGAGTCGCTGGCGTGCCCCTCGAGGCAAGCTGCGTTGGAAGCGATGCTGCTCGACCGACGACGTGAGCTGTGGGTTCGCAGGAGCATCGTGCGCGCGATGGTCCGCACTTCGATTCCGGTGACGGATCAAGGGCTCGGCCGGGTGTTGGAGGAGTTCGCTGAGGACCTCGCAGTCCCGTGGCCGGACCCCAGCCATCCCCTGACCGCCGAGCCCTTCGGCAACGTCCACAGCATCGCTGAGGTGGTCGCCCTGGCAACGTCCGCGAGTCAACGAGACGCTGCCCTCCGCTTCCTGGCCTCGCTCAATGCGTCGGTCACCCGAGAGCTGCTGCTCTGGGACCGCCACTGCTTGCATCGCTTGGATGCGGCCGCACGTGACGTGGTCCATCACCGAAGCATCGCACTAGGCGTGTTCGTCGAGGCCAGCCCGTCCGCAGGCGTCATTGGACGCGTGAGCCCTGCGCCACCTCCCGATTTCCAGACCCTGCCCGAAGCGGAACTCGCAAGGTTCCTGCACCCCATGTACCCGGCGGAAATTCACCGGCCGATGTTCGTGTGGGCTCTGGAATCCCCACTGCCCGAGTTCCAGTACGGTGGGCTCTTCGGCCTGATCCAGCTCGACGACGAGCGACTCGACCCCGCATGGGTCCAGCGGTTCCTCGCCTCGGACGAGCCACTCCTTCGTCTCGTGGCGCTCGGGGCGGCGGCCCGCGGCGGCGATCTAGGCGCCATCGAGGAGCTGAAGCAGGCCGTGTACGACGCGCCGCACGTCGTGCTCCGCGCACAGGCCCTGCGCAGCCTGCGCCGCGCGTCACCGCTGCCCCGTGACTACGTCGGCACCTGCATCAGCGCGCTGCAACAGGACGTCGAGAACTTCGAGGGCTTCTGGTACGCCCCCGCCACGTCGGAGGCCGCTCTCGGTCTCGCGCGACACCCCGAGCTCGCGGAGTCCACGTCGCTCGCGGCGCTGGTGGATGCAGGCCTGAACCTCACGAACGACGAGGCCTGGTTTGCAGTCGAGGCTTCGATTCGGTCGTGGCTCGATCACAAGAGAGCGGCCATCAATCCCGTCTGGTACCCGATGTACCTGAAGGCGGGCGGCACGGAGGTCGGCTCACCAACCACTTGGAGGCCCAACGAGTGATCGGCTGCCGCATGACAGGCGATCCCCGGGTGGGCGTCAGCGGTCAGCGCAGCGGCACGGTCTGCACGTTGCCCCCGAACGCCGTGGCGACCTCCGCCGTGTTCTGGGAGAACGTCTGCGTACAGCCGCACTGGTTGCAGATCACCAGCGTGACGTTCCAATAGATCTTCAGGTCCTGGACCGCGCGCATGCCGAGCACCGACGCGCCCTTGGCGATGTCGATCAGCATGTTGGGGACGAACACCAGGTTCTGGTTCCCGCAGTGCGGGCAGGGTCGCGGAGCAGTGGACATGAGTCGCTTCGGCTTTCTGCCGCGCGTCGGCGGCGTTCGGAGCGCCCCCGGGAGAGGCACGAATCAGGCTACCTGATGGCGGTGTCCGAGTGCGATGCTCGGGCATGCCGCGTTTCACCGTGCAACTCGCCACCATCGGAGACGCGGGGCCCATCGAACTCTTCCCCGACCCTACCGAGGTCTTCGCGGAATGGACCGGCGAGCTCGCCGCGCGCCTGTTTCCCGTGGCGCGCTTCGACCTCGGGCTCGGCGGGGACGGTTCGTCCGGGACGGGCGTGTTCCTCTACTACGAGGACGTGGCCTGCACGTTCCTCGAGTGGACGTGGGACAACGGCCGCATCGTGAGCCTCCATCCGGCTTGGCGTGACCTGCGTCCGCTGCGCGAGATCGCTTCGCGTGAATTCCTCGCCCGTCGCGCCGGCCTCAGAACTCGTACTCTTGCTCGAGCGCGCACACCGCCAGGTTCCACTTCTTCACCTGCGAGAGCTGGTGCTCCACCTCGCGCTGGAAGTACGGCTTGATGTGGTAGAGCAGCGTGGGGATGTCCTCGGCGCGGTCGAGCTTGCGCATCTCCTCGTCGAGACTCTTGGGGGTGTGGTGCCCGCTCACGCTCGCGAGCGCGGCGTTGTCGTTGGGGAACGACACCTCCATCAGCAGCGCGTCCAGGCGCTTGCGCGCAGCCAGCACCTCCCAGAGGCGCTCGGTGGGCCCGGTGTCGCCGCTGTAGGCGATGGAGCGCTTGCTGTCCGACACGATGAACGCCGCCGTGTCGATGGTGTGGCTCACGTGCACCGGCAGCACGTCCTTGCCCGCCACCTGCACGGTCTGCTCGGGCTCCACCTCGCGGTAGACGATGGTCATGCCCGTCTTGCCGGCGGGGATCTTCGAGAAGTCCGGCCACAAGAGGTCGTTGAAGAAGTGCTTTCGCAGCACATCGAGCGTGCTGCGCAGGCCCACGATCTCGAGCGGCGGCCCCCCCTGCTGACAGCGGTTGTCGGCGATGGTGGCCAGGTCGCGCACGTGGTCCATGTGCGCATGGCTGATGAGCACGGCCTGCACCTTGTGCTGGTCCGGTAGCTCGAGCGCGCTGGTGAGCGCCCCCGCGTCGATGGCGAGGGTGTCGTCCACCAGGAAGCTGGACGTCCGATGCCGAGGCGTCTCGCCCCCGTGGCAGCCGAGCACCCTTATTTTCACGAGGTCCTCATGCTTTGCTTCGGCTCTGCAGGAACTCCAGGAACTCGTGGAGCCGCATCACGTTGGGGATCCGGAAGCCGGTGTCCTCGACCTCGACGATACCAAGCCGCGCCATGCGTTGCAGCACGCCGCGCACGTCTTCGGGGGCCACGCCCACCTGCTGGGCCAGCGTGTCCTCGTCGGTCAGCACGCGCACGGTGCCGTCCTCCAGCACCAGGCCGCTCTCGGCGGCGCGCTCGAGCCCCAGGATGACGCGCGCCTTCGGGTCCTTCTGCATCAGCACGCCCACCAGGCCGTTGGCCTCGTCGAGGCGCTTCGCCAGGCGCTGAATCATGCGCACCGCGATCTCGGCGTTACCGCGCAGCATGGCCTCGAACATCTTCGCGTCGATGACGAGGACGGCCGTCTCTTCCACGCACTCGGCGCTGGCGGTGCGCGGCTTGTTGTTCAGCAGGGCCATCTCGCCGAAGAAGTCGCCGGCCTCGATGAACGCCAGCGTCTTCTCGCGACCGTTGACCTCCTTGAACACGCGCACGCGCCCCGAGCGAAGCACGTACATCGTCTCGGCGGCGTCACCGTCGCGGAACAGGATCTCGCCGCTCGGGAAGACGCGGCCGACTCGATCGAAGAGCTTGTCCTCGGACATGTTCGCTACGCTAGCAAGTCTCTGGGCGAACTCCCAAGTTCACGGCGAACGGGGGTGGGCGCGTGCTCAGCTGTTCGCTGGTGGCGGGCGCCGCTCGCGGGTCGAGGCGGAGGTGCAGCCTCAGGAGGCGCAGGTCGCTCGGGGTGTCCACGTCGTACCAGGGGGCGAGGCGCTGCGCGGGGCGATCTGGGTTGGCGCGCACGGTGTCGGTCAGCGCGTGTCGTGTGCCCATGCGGACGGCGTCGAAGGAGGGTGCCGAGTGGCGCGCGCCCACCAGGAAGTAGCCGCCATCTGCGGCGGGGCCCAGGCACCAGAGCGCGCTCGTCGTCGCTCGCGCGGGGCCAGCCGAGGTTGCGTCTGCGGTGTCAGGCGGAGCCCGCAGCGCCTCACGGGCAGTGAGGAGGATGCGCAGCGGGAGGGTGGGGACGTCGGTGCCCAGCACCAGTGCCGCGCCGCAGCGGGCGATGCCCATGGAGAGCGCGTGACTCATGCGGTCGCCCAGGGTCTCGCCTTGTTGCGGGACGAGGCCCATGCCCCAGCGCTCCGCGCGCTCTCGCAGCTGCGGGCCCGGCTGCGCCTCGGCGCTGTACAGCGCGAGCTCCACGTCCGGGTGCAGGGCGCGCAGCTGCTGGGTGGTAGCCGCCACGTCATCCAGGAATGCCTCGTACAGGGCGCACGCCCCCTCGGCGCCCAGCGCGGGAATGAGCCGCGTCTTGGTCTGGCCCGCCACCGGCTCGCGCGCGAAGAGCGCCACGAGCAAGCTCATGGCGGTGCGTGCCCGCGGGCGGCGCCGGGCAGGGCGTAGCGGCCGAGCAGCAGCAGGATCTTGTAGCTGGCGCCCAGCGTCCCGCGCACGGTGCCGCTCACTTTGGACGTGCCCACGCGCGGGCGGTAGCGCACGGGGACCTCCACGTGCCGCAGGCCGCGCTGGGCGGCCTTGATCTGCATCTCCACGGTCCAGCCGTAGTTGCGGTCCACCATGTTCAGCTGCGCGAGCGCGTCCCAGCGGATGGCGCGGAAGGGGCCGAGGTCCGTGTAGCGCGCGCCATACAGCGTGCGCAGCGCCACGCACGCCACGCGGTTGCCCACACGCTGTTGCGGCGTCAGCGCGCCATGCGTGGCCCCGGCCACGCGCGAGCCCAGCACCAGGTCAGCCTCGCCCCGCAGCAACGGCGCCAGCAAGAGGCCCAGCTGCGTGGCGTCGTCGGCGTGGTCGCCGTCCAGGAACACCACCACGTCGGGCGGGTCGGCGCGCAGGTGCTCGAGTGCGGCGAGGCAAGCGGCGCCGTACCCGCGCTCGGGCTGGTGCACCACCTCGGCATCGTGCGCGCGCGCCACCTCGGCGGTGCGGTCGGTGGAGCCGTTGTCCGCCACCACCACGCGCCGCACCAGGTCCCGCGGGATGTCGCCGAGCACCAGCGGCAGCGCAGCCTCTTCGTTCAGCGCCGGGATGACCACGTCCACGCGCATGGCTGAGCGCTACGGCGTGGGCCCGGCGTCGGTGGTGGGCGCGGGGGGCGGCGGTCCGGCGTCCGGCGTGGCCGCGCGCCGCGCCGCGCGTGCTGCCGCGGCGGCTTCGCTGGCGGTGCGTCGCTCGCGCGCGGCCTCGAGCGCGCGCATCACGGTGGGCGACGTGCGCAGGCCGTCCAGCTCGAGGTCCGGCTGGAGCGCCAAGGCCGCGTCGAAGGCGTCGATGGCGAGGTCCGTGCGGTCCAGCGCCACGTACGCGGTGCCCAGCTCGCGGTGGATGCTGAGCGCCTGCGACGCCGTGACCGACGCCGAGCCCAGCAGCCGGCTGCCCAGCACCACGGCCTCGGTGAAGCGCCCGCGCCGCACGTGGTCGCGCAGCACCGGCAGCTGCTCCTCGATGGCGGCCTGCTGCTCGCGCTGGGCTCCGTCGCTGGGCGCAGCGCCCGTGCTGGCTTCCACCAAGCGGCGCCCCTCGTCACTCAGCAGCAGGTCCGGCAGCGGCACCAGCACCACCTGCCCGCGCGTGAGGCGGCTGCCGCGGATGCCGTTGAAGCGCCGCAGCCGGCGCGTGCCCGCCACGCTGTCCGGGTAGTACAGCCGCGCCACGCGCGTGACGCTGTCGCCCTGCCCCGTGATGTGCCGCAGTGGGTAGGGGATGAGCAGCTCCGCGCCCTCGGCCGGCTGCGCGTCCGTGGCGTTGCGGTTGGACTCGATGATCACGAACGAGCGCCGCGCGTCACCATAGTAGCGGTCGGCGATCTGCTGCCAGGTCTCGCCGGCCGCCACGGTGTGGTAGCGGACCCACGGGATGTGCAGGCGCATGCCCACCACGATGGCGGAGCCGCCCTGTGTGGTGAGGCCGTTCTCGGTCACCAACACCGACTCGCGGCGCGGGTCCCCGTAGTAGCGCTGCGCGATGGAAGCCAGCGTGTCGCCGGGCCGCACCACGTGCGCGAAGAGGTCGTCGGCCTGCGCGGACCGCGCGCTGAACAGGACGCCAGAGAGCGCGAGCGCAGCCATCAGCACCCAACGGGGGACAGCGCGGGTCATGGCGTCTCCTCGACGTCAGCCTCGACCTCGACCTCAGCCTCGGCCTCGTCTGCCTGGTCTTCGGGCAGCGCGCCCTCGGCACCCGCACCCACGGGCGGCGGGCTGCCTTCCCCGAGCGGGGCTGCGCCGCCACCCACCGACGCATGGCGGGGTGTCATCACGATGTCGAGCCACTCGGTCTGCCCGGTCTGCACGCGCACCTCGCGCTCCACCTCGGTGTAGTACGGGTTGGTGAAGCGCAGGTAGTGCAGCCCCGGAGAGAGCGTGATGGCGCGCGCCGTGGGCGTGGTGACCGCCAGCTCACCGTCCACGTAGACCTCGGCCCACGGGTCCACCACCACGCGGATGGCGCCGTTCCGCGCTGCGTCGTTGTTGCTGGCGCGCAGCATGGGGGCCGGGTCGCCGTCGCCCGAAGCGCTGCCCGCCTGGATGGCGGCACCTCCGCCCAGCACGCCCAGCAGCAGCGCGGCGTTGAGCAGCCCCACGTCGCGCAGCAGCGAGGGGTCCGACGAGCGCCGCCGGATGTTGCGGGGCCCGGCCGCCTCGAGCACGCGCTCGGCCTCGTCGTCGGTCAGGAACCCCACGTCGCGCAGGTACATGACCAGCTTGGCGCTGTAGTTGATGGGCACGCGCGGCGCGAGGAACTCCACCAGGTCGTCGATGAGCGCCTGCGTGCTGGGGTACCGGCTGGCCGGCATCTTCTCCATGCAGCGCGCCATGATGCGCTCGAGCTGGCGCGGCACCTTGGGGTTGAGCTTGCGCGGGGGCGTGAAGCGGTCGAGCCGGATCTTCTGCATCACGGTGCGCGACTCGTCCTCCACGAACGGCTTCTGCCCGGTGACCATCTGGTAGAGCACGATGCCCACCGAGAAGATGTCGCTGCGGAAGTCGAGCTTGTCGCCCAGGATCTGCTCGGGGCTCATGTAGCTGGGCGTGCCGAGGCCAGTGCCCGTCTCGGTCAGGTCGCTCAGCTTGTCATCGCGCGCGATGCCGAAGTCCATGAGCTTCACTTCGCCCTGGTGGCTCAGCATGATGTTCGCGGGCTTGATGTCGCGGTGGATGATCCCGCGGAAGTGCGCGTAGTCGAGCGCGCGCGCGATCTGCAGCGCCACGATGGCGGCCTCTTCCGCCGGCAGCACGGGCGACAGCTCCAGCAGGTCGTACAGGTCGATGCCCTGCACGTACTCCATGACGATGTACATGGAGTTGCCGTCCTTCACGAAGTCGACGACGTGAAGGATGTTCTCGTGCTGCAGGGACGCCATGAAGTGCGCCTCGCGCTCGAAGCGCACGGCGAACTGGCTGTCCATGGCGATGGTCGACTTGAGCGCCTTGATGGCGACGAGGCGGCCGAGCGGCTCCTGGATGGCCTTGTAGACCACCGCCATGCCGCCGGCACCCACCTCGCTGAGCACCCGGTAGTTGCCAATGCGGTCGGACATGAAGAGGGGGGATGCTATCAAGCACGCCGCCCCTGTCAACGAGGGCGCGGCGCAACCCCAAGTAATCCTCGCGGGTTACGGTTCATCGGTCGGCGCGTCAGCCCTTTTTCGAGTCCGCGCAACGCATCCGACCCAACGTTGAACGGAACCGCGAGCGGCGCGAGCTTCTCGGGGATGCACGAGGTGCTCGGGGACCATCGAGTGGCTGGAAGAGCAGCGGCAGTAGAAGGGGTTGAAGGGCGGCCTGCCGAGCGTTGCC from Sandaracinaceae bacterium encodes:
- a CDS encoding ATP-binding protein, with product MIGRRASAILAELLGSTPAVALLGPRQVGKTTLALAIAEQRPSAYLDLESAADRAKLADPVLYLSRHEDQLVILDEVHRLPGLFQELRGLIDQGRRRGNRTGRFLLLGSASMDLLQQSGESLAGRISYLELGPLDGLEVGAPELERLWVRGGFPESFLATSDARSARWRRDFIRTYLERDVPMLGPRIAAETLRRFWTMLAHHQGALLNASAFARSLGVDGKTVASYLDLLVDLLLVRRLEPWHANVGKRLVKSPKVYVRDSGLAHALLGLSTAEEVLGHPVAGASWEGFVIETLIAAAPDGTRPHFYRTAAGAEIDLLLELPGGATWAFEVKRSLAPSLTKGFHLACADLAPERRIVVYPGEERFPLGQDIEVMPVCEAARALLA
- a CDS encoding 3',5'-cyclic-nucleotide phosphodiesterase, with amino-acid sequence MKIRVLGCHGGETPRHRTSSFLVDDTLAIDAGALTSALELPDQHKVQAVLISHAHMDHVRDLATIADNRCQQGGPPLEIVGLRSTLDVLRKHFFNDLLWPDFSKIPAGKTGMTIVYREVEPEQTVQVAGKDVLPVHVSHTIDTAAFIVSDSKRSIAYSGDTGPTERLWEVLAARKRLDALLMEVSFPNDNAALASVSGHHTPKSLDEEMRKLDRAEDIPTLLYHIKPYFQREVEHQLSQVKKWNLAVCALEQEYEF
- a CDS encoding Crp/Fnr family transcriptional regulator; translation: MSEDKLFDRVGRVFPSGEILFRDGDAAETMYVLRSGRVRVFKEVNGREKTLAFIEAGDFFGEMALLNNKPRTASAECVEETAVLVIDAKMFEAMLRGNAEIAVRMIQRLAKRLDEANGLVGVLMQKDPKARVILGLERAAESGLVLEDGTVRVLTDEDTLAQQVGVAPEDVRGVLQRMARLGIVEVEDTGFRIPNVMRLHEFLEFLQSRSKA
- a CDS encoding glycosyltransferase, whose protein sequence is MSLLVALFAREPVAGQTKTRLIPALGAEGACALYEAFLDDVAATTQQLRALHPDVELALYSAEAQPGPQLRERAERWGMGLVPQQGETLGDRMSHALSMGIARCGAALVLGTDVPTLPLRILLTAREALRAPPDTADATSAGPARATTSALWCLGPAADGGYFLVGARHSAPSFDAVRMGTRHALTDTVRANPDRPAQRLAPWYDVDTPSDLRLLRLHLRLDPRAAPATSEQLSTRPPPFAVNLGVRPETC
- a CDS encoding glycosyltransferase family 2 protein produces the protein MRVDVVIPALNEEAALPLVLGDIPRDLVRRVVVADNGSTDRTAEVARAHDAEVVHQPERGYGAACLAALEHLRADPPDVVVFLDGDHADDATQLGLLLAPLLRGEADLVLGSRVAGATHGALTPQQRVGNRVACVALRTLYGARYTDLGPFRAIRWDALAQLNMVDRNYGWTVEMQIKAAQRGLRHVEVPVRYRPRVGTSKVSGTVRGTLGASYKILLLLGRYALPGAARGHAPP
- a CDS encoding LysM peptidoglycan-binding domain-containing protein, coding for MTRAVPRWVLMAALALSGVLFSARSAQADDLFAHVVRPGDTLASIAQRYYGDPRRESVLVTENGLTTQGGSAIVVGMRLHIPWVRYHTVAAGETWQQIADRYYGDARRSFVIIESNRNATDAQPAEGAELLIPYPLRHITGQGDSVTRVARLYYPDSVAGTRRLRRFNGIRGSRLTRGQVVLVPLPDLLLSDEGRRLVEASTGAAPSDGAQREQQAAIEEQLPVLRDHVRRGRFTEAVVLGSRLLGSASVTASQALSIHRELGTAYVALDRTDLAIDAFDAALALQPDLELDGLRTSPTVMRALEAARERRTASEAAAAARAARRAATPDAGPPPPAPTTDAGPTP
- a CDS encoding serine/threonine protein kinase, whose amino-acid sequence is MSDRIGNYRVLSEVGAGGMAVVYKAIQEPLGRLVAIKALKSTIAMDSQFAVRFEREAHFMASLQHENILHVVDFVKDGNSMYIVMEYVQGIDLYDLLELSPVLPAEEAAIVALQIARALDYAHFRGIIHRDIKPANIMLSHQGEVKLMDFGIARDDKLSDLTETGTGLGTPSYMSPEQILGDKLDFRSDIFSVGIVLYQMVTGQKPFVEDESRTVMQKIRLDRFTPPRKLNPKVPRQLERIMARCMEKMPASRYPSTQALIDDLVEFLAPRVPINYSAKLVMYLRDVGFLTDDEAERVLEAAGPRNIRRRSSDPSLLRDVGLLNAALLLGVLGGGAAIQAGSASGDGDPAPMLRASNNDAARNGAIRVVVDPWAEVYVDGELAVTTPTARAITLSPGLHYLRFTNPYYTEVEREVRVQTGQTEWLDIVMTPRHASVGGGAAPLGEGSPPPVGAGAEGALPEDQADEAEAEVEVEADVEETP